A single window of Solanum dulcamara chromosome 5, daSolDulc1.2, whole genome shotgun sequence DNA harbors:
- the LOC129890807 gene encoding plant UBX domain-containing protein 7-like — protein MTNVLLDTQQTLISSFLEIAVGQTVGTAREFLQATNWNLAEAIQRFFSGNDNVAAEAASFNSSPSMENNSTHWESEDNDDVRPPLPVKWKVLNGENSGLYNSDEEREQISSSTFATYDDNNTLAVLFRPPYELLYDGPFDYAKEAGIARNKWLLVNVQSRAEFTSDMLNRDTWANDIVAQMIKNNFVFWQEESDTEEGQKMRSWNGMVDPERLLEDAMNFIDRSPSEYHANLIKKQRERRRINRDRIEQEEDDHEEIKELICYLPLPEEPKCDRNLICRIAIRLPDGRRIQRNFMKTDSIKLLWSFCSTHLDEEETRPFQFKRAMPGANKFWATNFWDYDSNLTFVDSCLDNSIISVVMI, from the exons ATGACTAACGTATTATTGGACACCCAACAGACgttaatttcttctttccttgagaTCGCCGTCGGTCAAACCGTCGGTACTGCCCGGGAATTCCTTCAGGCAACAAACTGGAATCTCGCGGAAGCAATTCAACGTTTTTTCTCTGGAAACGACAATGTAGCAGCAGAAGCAGCATCCTTCAATTCTTCGCCATCAATGGAAAATAATTCAACACACTGGGAATCGGAAGACAATGACGATGTACGTCCGCCTTTACCCGTAAAATGGAAAGTTCTTAATGGTGAAAATTCAGGACTATATAATTCAGATGAGGAGAGAGAGCAAATATCGTCTTCTACTTTTGCAACATATGATGACAATAATACCCTCGCTGTTCTGTTTCGTCCGCCTTATGAATTGTTGTACGACGGACCATTTGATTATGCGAAAGAAGCTGGAATAGCCCGGAACAAATGGCTGTTAGTGAATGTGCAATCCAGGGCTGAATTCACCTCTGATATGCTAAATCGAGATACTTGGGCTAATGATATCGTTGCTCAGATGATCAAAAACAATTTCGTGTTCTGGCAAGAGGAAAGTGATACAGAGGAAG GTCAAAAAATGCGTTCCTGGAACGGAATGGTTGATCCAGAGAGGTTGCTTGAGGATGCTATGAATTTTATTGATCGTAGTCCTTCAGAGTATCATGCTAATCTAATTAAAAAACAACgtgaaagaagaagaattaatcgCGATAGAATTGAACAAGAAGAAGATGATCATGAAGAGATTAAGGAACTTATATGTTATCTTCCCTTGCCTGAAGAACCAAAATGTGATAGGAATTTGATCTGCAGAATCGCGATACGCCTTCCTGATGGACGTAGAATTCAGAGGAATTTCATGAAAACTGATTCGATTAAGTTGTTATGGTCCTTTTGTTCTACTCATCTAGACGAAGAAGAAACAAGGCCATTTCAATTCAAACGAGCAATGCCAGGGGCAAATAAGTTTTGGGCAACCAACTTTTGGGATTATGATAGTAATTTAACTTTTGTGGACTCATGTCTAGACAATTCTATTATTTCTGTCGTAATGATATAG
- the LOC129890141 gene encoding protein trichome birefringence-like 23 translates to MLKKMLFHWKFWWKSVYKQNHFVLKLGFSILLVGLAFRLLYSRSDVISEVQETPFVQKTLFSPPPVSFSLPEIADQIGPEEQAGKCNLFIGDWISDPAGPVYTNETCKFIEDHQNCMKNGRPDNGYLYWRWNPQNCKLPRFNPHKFLPLMRNKTWALIGDSISRNHVQSFLCVLSKVEEAIEVYHDKEYRSRRWLFPSYNFTVSVIWSPFLAQADIFEDYNGVSTSEIELHIDKLDMSWTDQFKNFDYMIFASGEWYVKTAIYYENDTVLGCHYCPKKNLTELGFNFAYRKVLGNVFNYLLSSNHKGMIFFRTATPDHFENGEWFSGGNCKRTKPVKEGNFSLSEVNKILHEIELEEIGKATAKASEKGLNLKLFDVTNLSLMRPDGHPGPYRHFQPFAKDKKAKVINDCLHWCLPGPIDAWNDMLMKMVLNG, encoded by the exons ATGCTCAAGAAAATGTTATTTCATTGGAAATTTTGGTGGAAGTCTGTTTACAAGCAAAATCATTTTGTTTTGAAGTTGGGTTTTTCGATTCTCCTTGTGGGTCTTGCTTTTAGGCTTCTATATTCAAGATCTGATGTGATTTCTGAAGTTCAAGAAACCCCTTTTGTTCAAAAGACTCTATTTTCACCTCCCCCAGTTTCTTTCAGTTTGCCTGAAATTGCAGATCAGATTGGTCCTGAAG AGCAAGCAGGGAAGTGTAATCTTTTCATTGGAGATTGGATTTCCGATCCAGCTGGTCCTGTTTACACGAATGAGACATGCAAATTTATTGAAGACCATCAGAATTGTATGAAGAATGGCCGACCAGATAATGGTTATCTTTACTGGAGGTGGAATCCACAAAATTGCAAGTTGCCTCGGTTTAATCCACATAAGTTTCTTCCATTAATGAGAAATAAAACATGGGCATTGATTGGTGATTCAATATCAAGGAACCATGTCCAATCATTTCTTTGCGTACTTTCAAAG GTAGAGGAAGCCATTGAAGTATACCATGACAAGGAGTACCGATCCAGGAGATGGTTATTCCCCTCATACAACTTCACCGTTTCAGTAATTTGGTCCCCCTTTCTGGCACAAGCAGATATATTTGAAGACTACAATGGAGTTTCCACATCTGAGATTGAACTTCATATCGACAAACTTGATATGAGTTGGACAGATCAGTTTAAGAATTTTGACTATATGATATTTGCAAGTGGTGAGTGGTatgtcaaaactgcaatctactATGAAAACGATACAGTATTGGGCTGTCACTACTGTCCCAAAAAGAACTTGACTGAGCTTGGTTTCAACTTTGCGTACCGTAAAGTTCTTGGAAATGTTTTCAACTACCTTCTCTCATCAAATCACAAAGGCATGATCTTTTTCAGGACTGCGACACCAGACCATTTCGAAAATGGTGAGTGGTTTAGCGGAGGAAATTGTAAAAGAACAAAACCAGTGAAGGAAGGTAATTTCAGTTTGAGTGAGGTCAACAAAATTCTACATGAGATCGAGTTAGAGGAAATCGGGAAGGCTACAGCTAAAGCTTCTGAGAAAGGTTTGAATCTAAAGCTTTTCGATGTAACTAACCTTTCATTAATGAGGCCTGATGGGCATCCAGGTCCATACAGGCATTTCCAACCATTTGCAAAAGATAAGAAGGCAAAAGTCATCAATGACTGCTTACATTGGTGTTTGCCTGGACCTATAGACGCTTGGAACGATATGCTAATGAAGATGGTGCTAAATGGTTAA
- the LOC129890142 gene encoding high mobility group B protein 6-like: MATVAEMTLPSPVPAKKGKSRKALKQKKQSSNEANILAGTVSQSPSVVMPVDDSVKENVEPQSQKKSNKRGASKASKQQMEQSCFEKELLEMQEKLQKMTLEKEQTEEMLKAREDLLKQREEELEARGKEHEKLQTELKKLQKMKEFKPTLNFPIVQSLRDKEGKKEKKKADPSKKRPVPPYLLWCKDQWNEVKKANPNAEFKEMANLLGAKWKTISAEEKKPYEEKYQAEKEVFLKIVRMEKREHEAMRLLDEEQKQKTAMELLEQYIQFQQGAIVNENKKKKKENDPLKPKQPLSAFFLFTNERRASLLADNKNNVKEAAKITGEEWKNMTEQQKAPYEEMAMKKKEQYLQEIEVYKKKKDEEAAEHMKEEEELMKLKKQEALQLLKKKEKTENLIKKTKENRQKKKQKEDNVDPNKPKKPASSFFRFSREERKKLVEERPGINNSNINALISLKWKELSEEEKQVWNNEAAEAMKAYKKEMEEYNKTAAEKQNNNN, translated from the exons ATGGCTACTGTTGCTGAAATGACCCTTCCCTCTCCTGTCCCCGCGAAGAAGGGGAAGTCGAGGAAGGCACTGAAGCAGAAGAAACAATCATCGAACGAAGCCAATATATTAGCTGGAACTGTATCTCAGTCGCCTTCCGTGGTGATGCCTGTGGATGATTCTGTTAAAGAGAATGTTGAACCACAATCCCAGAAGAAATCGAACAAGAGAGGGGCATCAAAGGCCTCGAAGCAGCAGATGGAACAGAGTTGTTTTGAGAAGGAGTTGCTAGAAATGCAAGAAAAGCTTCAGAAAATGACACTTGAGAAAGAGCAGACTGAAGAAATGTTGAAGGCTAGAGAGGATTTGTTGAAGCAGAGGGAGGAAGAGCTCGAAGCTCGAGGTAAAGAGCACGAGAAGCTTCAGACTGAACTCAAAAAGTTGCAGAAAATGAAAGAGTTCAAACCAACCCTG AACTTCCCTATAGTTCAATCACTGAGGgacaaagagggaaaaaaagagaagaaaaaggcGGATCCTTCGAAGAAAAGGCCAGTACCGCCATATCTATTGTGGTGCAAAGACCAATGGAATGAG GTGAAAAAAGCTAATCCAAATGCTGAGTTCAAGGAAATGGCAAATTTATTGGGGGCAAAATGGAAAACAATAAGTGCAGAAGAGAAAAAGCCTTATGAGGAAAAATACCAAGCTGAGAAAGAAGTTTTCTTGAAGATCGTTAGAATGGAGAAACGCGAACATGAAGCGATGAGGCTATTGGATGAAGAGCAGAAACAAAAGACAGCTATGGAGTTACTTGAACAATATATTCAATTCCAACAAGGAGCAATAGTGAAtgaaaacaagaagaaaaa GAAAGAAAACGACCCCTTGAAACCAAAGCAACCTTTATCAGCATTTTTCCTGTTTACAAACGAGCGTCGAGCTTCTCTACTTGCTGACAACAAGAATAATGTGAAGGAG GCGGCCAAGATTACTGGTGAAGAGTGGAAGAACATGACAGAGCAACAAAAAGCACCCTATGAAGAG ATggcaatgaagaaaaaggagcAATATTTGCAAGAAATTGAAGTttataagaagaagaaagacgAAGAAGCTGCTGAACACATGAAGGAAGAGGAGGAGCTAATGAAACTCAAGAAGCAAGAAGCACTTCAATTgctcaaaaagaaagaaaagacagaAAATTTAATCAAG AAAACGAAAGAAAAtcgccaaaagaagaaacaaaaggAAGACAATGTGGATCCGAACAAACCAAAGAAGCCTGCTTCATCATTCTTCCGTTTCAGTAGAGAGGAAAGAAAGAAACTAGTCGAAGAGCGTCCTGGAATTAACAATTCTAATATTAATGCTCTCATTTCACTGAAATGGAAG GAACTGagtgaagaagaaaaacaagtCTGGAATAACGAAGCAGCTGAAGCAATGAAAGCCTACAAAAAGGAAATGGAAGAATACAACAAAACTGCAGCTGAAAAGCAGAACAACAACAATTAG